The following nucleotide sequence is from Armatimonadota bacterium.
AGCTTTGTATTCCCATCAAATTTGGCTTACTTCATACAGATATATTTGATATTTGGGGTGCTCTGGATACCAATGTTCCTGGGACTAGCCATGTGCAATAGAAAGGCTTTTCCCGCCATCAGTACATCCTTTGCTTGCCTGTTATTCGGCGCTTTACTTACAAGCACGTTAGCTACAGACACCATACGGATGTTTGCAATTATGCTGCCGATTGGAGCACTATGTTGGGCTTATTATTTTGAAGGATTATGGCATCGGTGTCGTGGATTGGCTCTTATACTCTTAATATTCGTTCTCACGGGAATTCCATTAGCACTGCCAACTTCTTTTCTTCTAAACATTGCAAATGAAATTATCAGTTGGGAAGATTTCTACTTCCGACTGAAATATCCTGTTGCGATATTCCACGCCATTGGCTTTACACTAGCCATAGCAAGCGCTTTTATTCTAAAACAAGAGCTTGCAGCTGGCATTCATGAAAAGCTTGACTTGCTTTGTTCATCTCTTTGCTTAAAATCAACCAAAAAGCTGTGGCTTGGCAAAAGGTTTAGCAACAAACGCCCATAAGAACATGGACCAAGCATGTTTTACCGCCAACTCCCAAGGGAATACTAATTCGTCAGTCCTTTGCGCAGGAGGTCTGCCATGCAGAAAAATATCTTATGTCTGACACTTATCATTCTCCTTTGTACATGTTCATTCGCCGCAGAGATACAAAATGAACACAAGCTTGGGCGAGGTGACCATATTAGGATAAACGTCTTGGACGAGCCAGAAGTCACGAAAGAGGCTGTCATTGGCGACGATGGATATATCTCGCTTGCGCTTATAGATAGAATTAAACTCGAAGGGATGACCTGCGCCGAAGCAGCCGAAGCGATTCGAAACGCTCTCAAAGAGTACATTGTTCAACCGGAAGTTTCGGTGGAGCTCATCGCTGTTGGAAAGAAACGCGTATTTGTCGCTGGCGAGGTACAAAAGCGCGCTGTGCTAATGCTTGAGCCAAATGCAAGACTTATGGAAGCTCTGGCTGCAGCTGAATACCTAAATACCGCCGACCTTTCAAATATAACCATCCAAAGAAAATCACAGATAATAAACACTGACCTTACGCTCTTCCTTTCAGGCAAAGACCTTACACCAAACATACTTCTTGAAGATGAAGACACGATAATTGTGCCACGTCAGAACTTAGCCGATGCAATACTTGTCCTGGGTGCGGTGAACAAAGCAGGCACAACGGCCCTGAAGCCCGGCATGACAATTCGAGAAGCAATTGCCGCAGCTGGGGGCGTAACTCCGGATGCAGATACCTCAAAGATAACTCTTAAGCACGATGCAAGCCAGGAAGCAATCCCCATAGACTATGACCGTGCAATGGCTGGAGATCCAACCGCTGACTTAACTGTCAGTGCAGGTGATACGATCTTTGTCCCAAAACTTGATGACGCATATTTTGTCATACAGGGCGGCGTCAAAAATCCTGGACGTTATTCGCTAAAAGGAAGAATGACGATTGAAGAGGCAACGGCAGAAGCTGGAGGACTGACCAAAGACGCCAAAATTGACCAAATTGAAGTTGTCCATACATCCGGCGGTATCGTCAGGTCAGAAAAGGTTAACCTTGACAAAATTAGAAAGGGCCAAAGCCCAGTTGTTGTCATCCAACCCGGTGACACCATCGTTATTCCAACCA
It contains:
- a CDS encoding SLBB domain-containing protein codes for the protein MQKNILCLTLIILLCTCSFAAEIQNEHKLGRGDHIRINVLDEPEVTKEAVIGDDGYISLALIDRIKLEGMTCAEAAEAIRNALKEYIVQPEVSVELIAVGKKRVFVAGEVQKRAVLMLEPNARLMEALAAAEYLNTADLSNITIQRKSQIINTDLTLFLSGKDLTPNILLEDEDTIIVPRQNLADAILVLGAVNKAGTTALKPGMTIREAIAAAGGVTPDADTSKITLKHDASQEAIPIDYDRAMAGDPTADLTVSAGDTIFVPKLDDAYFVIQGGVKNPGRYSLKGRMTIEEATAEAGGLTKDAKIDQIEVVHTSGGIVRSEKVNLDKIRKGQSPVVVIQPGDTIVIPTRRTSPDFLQILSVLGSLGWILVR